The following proteins are encoded in a genomic region of Arachis ipaensis cultivar K30076 chromosome B02, Araip1.1, whole genome shotgun sequence:
- the LOC107627274 gene encoding uncharacterized protein LOC107627274 — protein sequence MERSLEAQQVLEGHMVELAAYQLTREAQHWWQRTYHLLQQGIGAEVITWEVFKEELYKYFSNSVRQAKELELLQLRQGTMTVTTYTSKFEELCHFSRAVAPLEIKSFAELVNKRRVVEDCSRRNVNVGSSRGGHHNRGGGARSFAPKGQNFKRGGAGHMSWNCPEKIDPNAGRAQQQGRVYAITADDAAKSGTLIRGKCKIGGKMLTALYDTGASHSFIAFDKAVELGLKMSALSFDLHVHTPVSKTVVTRLGCQEVPFRVENRDFVHDFICLPMPELDFILGLD from the exons ATGGAGAGATCATTGGAAGCGCAGCAAGTACTCGAAGGTCATATGGTAGAACTTGCTGCTTACCAGCTGACTAGAGAAGCTCAACACTGGTGGCAAAGAACCTACCATCTTCTGCAGCAAGGAATTGGGGCTGAGGTGATCACTTGGGAGGTCTTTAAAGAAGAGTTATATAAGTATTTCTCGAATTCTGTGAGACAAGCCAAGGAGTTGGAGCTACTTCAACTAAGACAAGGAACAATGACTGTGACTACTTACACaagcaagtttgaggagctgtgtCATTTCTCAAGA GCTGTGGCGCCTCTTGAGATTAAGAGCTTTGCTGAGTTAGTGAACAAAAGGCGTGTGGTGGAAGATTGCTCTAGGAGGAATGTGAATGTGGGTTCTAGCCGTGGTGGTCATCATAACCGAGGAGGAGGTGCAAGGTCCTTTGCTCCAAAGGGCCAAAACTTCAAGAGGGGAG GAGCTGGTCACATGTCATGGAACTGTCCTGAGAAGATCGATCCGAATGCTGGTAGAGCTCAACAGCAAGGCCGTGTGTATGCTATCACGGCGGATGATGCGGCTAAGTCGGGTACTTTGATAAGAGGTAAATGTAAAATTGGTGGTAAAATGTTAACTGCATTGTATGACACTGGAGCATCTCATTCATTCATAGCCTTTGACAAAGCTGTTGAATTAGGGTTAAAAATGTCGGCATTGTCATTTGATTTGCATGTGCATACTCCCGTTTCTAAGACTGTGGTGACTAGATTAGGATGTCAAGAGGTACCTTTTAGGGTAGAGAACCGAGACTTCGTGCATGACTTTATTTGTCTGCCAATGCCTGAGTTAGACTTTATTTTGGGTTTGGATTGA